A genome region from Clostridium pasteurianum includes the following:
- a CDS encoding phage major capsid protein translates to MVKMQTSSIEKIIAKNEFYRNVFSMSMKNEFSYGTIKNLNIDTDTTKKILPVEIEKDILMEPLENSLIKTYATVSSKVGLEVPIISIQLNGADYIEDKGVLQEIQATGNSVAFGRYRDYVGIAVSDTIYIGSRDYFVNTIENLLHTAVDAVELKNIFSLTPSVDHMSFYKCGITEKQGNNIYQALKAAVLDLPKAIRSNAKIVMNSSDYLTLVEQLASMGISNVPFKQEIIIEENCLSPVVGDLSYLHINYDGEVNYDVSKDTKTGIYYFTLDFYSDIQIKLKSAFRIASVS, encoded by the coding sequence ATGGTCAAAATGCAAACGTCAAGTATAGAAAAAATAATAGCCAAGAATGAGTTTTATAGAAATGTATTTAGTATGAGTATGAAAAATGAGTTTTCATATGGCACGATAAAAAATCTTAATATTGATACAGATACTACAAAAAAAATACTACCTGTAGAAATAGAAAAAGATATTTTAATGGAACCACTAGAGAATAGTTTAATAAAGACATATGCTACAGTAAGTAGTAAAGTTGGGCTTGAAGTACCTATAATATCAATACAATTAAACGGTGCGGATTATATAGAGGATAAGGGTGTATTACAAGAAATTCAAGCAACAGGTAATTCAGTAGCATTTGGAAGGTATAGGGACTATGTAGGTATTGCAGTATCAGACACTATTTATATTGGTTCAAGAGACTATTTTGTTAATACTATTGAAAATTTATTACATACTGCAGTTGATGCTGTGGAATTAAAAAATATATTTTCATTAACTCCAAGTGTGGATCATATGAGTTTTTATAAGTGCGGGATAACAGAGAAACAAGGCAATAATATATATCAAGCGTTAAAGGCTGCTGTATTAGACTTGCCTAAAGCGATTAGAAGCAATGCAAAGATAGTTATGAATAGTAGTGACTACTTAACATTAGTTGAACAGTTGGCAAGCATGGGCATATCAAATGTACCATTTAAACAAGAGATAATCATTGAAGAGAACTGTTTAAGTCCAGTAGTAGGAGACTTAAGTTATCTGCATATAAACTATGATGGTGAGGTTAACTATGATGTGTCAAAGGATACAAAGACAGGAATATATTATTTTACATTAGATTTCTATAGCGATATTCAAATTAAACTTAAATCTGCATTTAGAATAGCTTCTGTAAGTTAG
- a CDS encoding sigma-70 family RNA polymerase sigma factor: MQNEGLVQLYQQGDKQALSKLVEQNKGIVYKLANKFYTEKTNSIDIEDLQQEGFIGLITAADKYKFDIEHPCKFITYAVYRIYQRMSGFINARNTNEEISINMPVGDDDKAELVDTIKDQENSYENIEDKLYCKQLRKELEEVMNKYNTLTEREILKLHYGWDNNKCMILKDIALVLGINPGSVKGLEYKAMGKLRRTSWGQEKAKEYYKDRFINCNYSIDEKIRELDFKQKYLNSRIIKNKIKIHCF, encoded by the coding sequence ATGCAAAACGAAGGTTTAGTGCAATTATACCAACAAGGAGATAAACAAGCATTAAGTAAGCTAGTGGAGCAGAATAAGGGCATAGTTTATAAGCTTGCTAATAAGTTTTATACAGAGAAAACAAATTCTATTGATATAGAGGATTTACAGCAAGAGGGATTTATAGGGCTTATCACTGCTGCTGATAAATATAAGTTTGATATTGAACACCCTTGTAAATTCATTACATACGCAGTTTATAGGATATATCAGAGAATGAGTGGTTTTATTAATGCTAGAAATACAAATGAGGAAATAAGCATAAATATGCCAGTTGGTGATGATGATAAGGCGGAATTAGTTGATACAATAAAGGATCAAGAGAATAGTTATGAAAATATAGAAGATAAATTATATTGTAAGCAGCTTAGAAAAGAACTTGAAGAAGTTATGAATAAATATAATACTCTCACTGAACGTGAAATATTAAAGCTTCATTATGGGTGGGATAATAATAAGTGCATGATATTAAAGGACATAGCATTAGTTTTAGGAATTAATCCAGGAAGTGTTAAAGGGTTAGAATACAAAGCAATGGGGAAGTTAAGGCGGACATCATGGGGGCAGGAGAAGGCTAAAGAGTACTATAAAGATAGGTTTATTAATTGCAATTATAGCATTGATGAAAAAATAAGAGAGCTAGATTTCAAACAGAAGTATTTAAATAGTAGGATAATAAAGAACAAAATTAAAATACATTGTTTTTAA
- a CDS encoding methyl-accepting chemotaxis protein codes for MRSIKTKITLVICLLCTLTLIASGAITYYISYSSIMSESQNKFAESANKYAEKINGWFEGQGKIVGEMGNTVGNMDNIDDQKVLAYFQSELKKNKYASDIYIGFPNKKIIVGSGWTPPSDFDCTQRDWYKRAMSAKKIVYSEPYMDVKTKEMMMGVAEPVLKNGEIIGVIGCDLKISSITQILNSAQIAPNSYAFLLDDNNNIIVHPNKAFQPTAKGLQSFTKVSDGKYSNVLSDNFIKLKDYNGDLKSFVTSKISASNWKIGFAISEAQMMKKINGIMLSFVMVLIVSIVVAALVSIYISKKLTKPIISLSEMVKKMAKLDLTHDEKYDFLMEYKDELGELAISFNQMNEEFGSIIKQIADNSESMSAASEELSATSEELSSKSISIDEDVSNIVSGIQDTSASSEEISASVEEVNSNINELAAKAMDGSNNSNDSKNRATEASEYVKKAIAQTRSLYEEKQKKILQAIKDGEVVKDVKVMADAIASIAEQTNLLALNAAIEAARAGEAGKGFAVVAEEVRKLAEQSSESVAGINNIIVKVQNAFNNLSSNSSEVLKFINEDVNSKFEVFKEVGEKYYNDADFISNVSEEIASMAEELAATVGQVSNASQNMAEVQQKSSEHAEEIKVGAHEVSKATEQVSITAQNQAEVARKLNEVVLKFKIV; via the coding sequence ATGAGAAGTATAAAAACAAAAATAACATTAGTAATATGTTTATTGTGTACATTAACATTGATAGCATCGGGGGCAATTACATATTATATATCTTATAGTTCAATTATGAGTGAATCACAAAATAAGTTTGCTGAATCTGCAAATAAATATGCAGAAAAGATAAATGGATGGTTTGAGGGTCAGGGAAAAATAGTTGGTGAAATGGGAAACACTGTAGGAAATATGGACAACATAGATGACCAAAAAGTACTAGCATATTTTCAAAGTGAACTGAAAAAGAATAAGTATGCTTCTGATATATACATAGGATTTCCAAATAAAAAAATTATTGTTGGAAGCGGGTGGACACCACCGAGTGATTTTGATTGCACACAAAGAGATTGGTATAAGAGAGCTATGAGTGCAAAAAAGATTGTTTACTCCGAGCCATATATGGATGTCAAAACGAAAGAAATGATGATGGGTGTAGCTGAACCTGTACTTAAAAATGGAGAAATAATAGGAGTTATAGGTTGCGATCTTAAAATAAGTTCAATTACTCAGATACTTAACTCTGCCCAAATTGCACCGAATAGTTATGCTTTTTTATTAGATGATAACAATAATATCATTGTACATCCCAATAAAGCTTTTCAGCCGACAGCAAAAGGACTTCAAAGTTTCACTAAAGTTTCTGACGGAAAGTACTCCAACGTGTTAAGTGATAATTTTATAAAGTTAAAAGATTATAATGGAGATCTAAAGAGTTTTGTAACTTCAAAGATAAGTGCAAGTAATTGGAAAATTGGATTCGCAATTTCAGAGGCGCAGATGATGAAGAAAATTAATGGTATTATGTTATCATTTGTTATGGTTTTAATAGTATCCATAGTGGTAGCTGCTTTAGTTTCAATATATATTTCAAAAAAGTTAACAAAACCAATAATTTCTTTATCTGAAATGGTAAAAAAGATGGCTAAGTTAGATTTGACACATGACGAAAAGTACGATTTTTTAATGGAATATAAAGATGAATTAGGTGAACTTGCAATCTCATTTAACCAAATGAATGAAGAGTTTGGTAGCATAATCAAACAAATAGCTGACAATTCTGAGAGCATGAGTGCTGCAAGTGAAGAACTTTCTGCTACTTCTGAGGAATTATCTTCGAAATCAATCAGTATAGATGAGGATGTAAGTAATATAGTATCAGGGATACAGGATACAAGTGCTTCATCAGAAGAAATAAGTGCATCCGTTGAAGAAGTAAATTCAAATATAAACGAACTAGCTGCAAAGGCAATGGATGGAAGTAATAATTCTAATGATTCAAAAAATAGGGCTACTGAAGCTAGTGAATATGTGAAAAAAGCTATAGCTCAAACTAGAAGTTTATATGAAGAAAAGCAAAAGAAGATACTTCAGGCTATTAAGGATGGGGAAGTTGTAAAAGATGTAAAAGTAATGGCTGATGCTATTGCTAGTATTGCAGAGCAAACGAATTTGTTAGCACTTAATGCGGCAATAGAAGCTGCAAGAGCAGGTGAAGCAGGAAAAGGATTTGCTGTAGTAGCGGAAGAGGTTCGAAAGCTTGCAGAGCAGTCATCTGAGTCGGTAGCAGGAATTAATAATATCATTGTAAAAGTTCAAAATGCTTTTAATAATCTTTCATCAAATAGCAGTGAAGTATTGAAGTTTATAAATGAAGATGTGAATAGCAAGTTTGAGGTATTCAAAGAGGTAGGAGAAAAATATTATAATGATGCCGACTTTATAAGTAATGTATCTGAAGAGATAGCATCCATGGCAGAAGAACTTGCGGCTACTGTTGGACAGGTAAGCAATGCTTCACAGAATATGGCAGAAGTGCAACAGAAATCGTCTGAACATGCGGAAGAAATAAAAGTGGGTGCCCATGAGGTATCAAAGGCAACTGAGCAAGTATCAATAACAGCGCAAAATCAAGCAGAGGTTGCAAGGAAACTTAATGAAGTTGTATTAAAATTTAAAATAGTATAA
- a CDS encoding J domain-containing protein produces the protein MYCVIQKIENKKPNKYGGNKKLEVGTFTWHIDDGKPATKYTYNFTGKFERTIKTAYRISIHKSYRENGKVKKKQWVLCTMSYYDLVEWDLYNCADSKITKVSEEIGVSVDDIYNMVCEKLNPIIETVTKEYEGTEEYKTKVKHNKIIAKYTEAKTKFENKYGEDTYDYCYDVFGTLRNEEYLNQLKAGWDKKQQYESSYYDNFKNNYSNYDFSGYFSSKNSNYTDDEKSKLKKIYKVLAMKFHPDLNNGDSEMMKLVNKLKEEWGI, from the coding sequence TTGTATTGTGTTATTCAAAAGATAGAAAATAAAAAGCCTAATAAGTATGGAGGAAATAAAAAGTTAGAAGTAGGTACATTTACGTGGCATATAGATGATGGTAAGCCTGCTACTAAATATACGTATAATTTCACTGGAAAGTTTGAAAGAACTATAAAGACAGCTTACAGGATCAGTATTCATAAAAGTTATAGGGAAAATGGCAAGGTTAAGAAAAAGCAATGGGTATTATGTACCATGAGCTATTATGATTTAGTAGAGTGGGATTTATATAATTGTGCAGATAGTAAAATAACAAAGGTTTCAGAGGAAATTGGTGTAAGTGTTGATGATATATACAATATGGTATGTGAAAAGTTAAATCCTATTATTGAGACAGTAACAAAGGAATATGAAGGCACAGAAGAGTATAAGACCAAGGTTAAACATAATAAGATAATAGCGAAGTACACAGAAGCTAAAACCAAGTTTGAAAACAAGTATGGTGAAGATACCTATGACTATTGCTATGATGTATTTGGAACATTGAGAAATGAGGAATATTTAAATCAATTAAAAGCGGGTTGGGACAAGAAGCAGCAGTATGAAAGTAGTTATTATGATAATTTTAAAAATAACTACAGTAATTATGATTTTAGTGGTTATTTTAGTTCAAAGAATAGTAACTACACAGATGATGAAAAAAGTAAACTTAAAAAGATATATAAAGTACTGGCTATGAAATTTCATCCCGATTTAAATAATGGTGACAGTGAAATGATGAAATTAGTCAATAAGCTTAAAGAAGAATGGGGAATATAA
- a CDS encoding site-specific integrase, whose translation MAAIQKRGKNSYRLTVSCGYDKQGKKIRKYKTIDLSHIKPNKQLEEARKQFVLFENEVKKGLYLDAGKITFEEFIDKWLKDYAEPELAPKTLFRYKELLRTRIIPALGHIKLNKLQPTHLVEFYNNLREDGIRADGKHGGLSERTILHHHRLISSILTCAVQWQFILNNPASRVKAPKVEKKEARHFDIEQTEYILELMENQPLKYRLAIYLDIYGGMRLGELAGLKWNDVDFDNMLIRIDESLQHVTGKGTFEKSTKNETSNRIISVPKTVISLLRQYKVWQNGEKAKLGNLWHDEYDNIFTTRDGKPIYPGTISSWFHKFIKNHNEAIMKDSNTSKDDKVKYLLDNVNFHGLRHTSATILINQGIDVTTVSKRLGHARTSTTTDIYSHSLQRADRSAADKLEKLFNNENDTKKEV comes from the coding sequence ATGGCAGCTATACAAAAGCGTGGTAAAAACTCATATAGACTTACTGTGTCCTGCGGCTATGATAAACAAGGTAAAAAGATTAGGAAGTATAAAACAATAGACCTCTCACATATAAAGCCTAATAAACAGCTAGAAGAAGCGCGAAAACAGTTTGTATTATTTGAAAATGAAGTTAAGAAAGGATTGTATCTTGATGCCGGTAAAATAACCTTTGAGGAATTTATAGACAAATGGTTAAAAGACTATGCAGAGCCGGAACTTGCACCAAAAACTTTATTTAGATATAAGGAACTATTAAGAACCCGTATTATACCCGCATTAGGGCATATAAAACTCAACAAACTTCAACCTACCCATTTAGTGGAATTCTATAATAATTTACGTGAAGATGGAATAAGAGCAGACGGAAAACATGGTGGCTTATCTGAAAGAACTATATTACATCATCATAGACTTATATCAAGTATTCTTACGTGTGCAGTACAGTGGCAATTCATATTAAATAACCCTGCTTCACGTGTTAAAGCTCCAAAAGTAGAAAAGAAAGAAGCAAGGCATTTCGATATAGAACAAACTGAATACATACTCGAATTAATGGAAAATCAGCCATTAAAATATAGACTTGCGATTTATTTAGATATATATGGAGGTATGAGACTTGGAGAACTTGCAGGTTTAAAATGGAATGATGTTGACTTTGATAATATGCTTATACGAATTGATGAATCACTGCAGCACGTTACCGGCAAAGGAACTTTTGAAAAATCAACTAAAAATGAAACAAGTAACAGAATAATATCCGTACCTAAAACAGTTATAAGCCTCTTAAGGCAATACAAAGTATGGCAAAACGGAGAAAAGGCAAAATTAGGGAACTTATGGCATGATGAATATGATAATATCTTCACAACTAGAGATGGAAAACCAATCTATCCAGGTACTATAAGTTCATGGTTCCATAAATTTATAAAAAATCACAATGAAGCCATTATGAAAGATAGCAATACATCCAAAGATGATAAAGTAAAATACCTACTGGACAATGTTAATTTTCATGGTTTAAGGCACACAAGCGCAACCATATTAATAAACCAAGGTATAGATGTTACAACTGTCAGTAAAAGGCTAGGTCATGCACGTACCTCTACCACTACTGATATATATTCACATAGTTTACAAAGAGCAGATAGATCAGCAGCAGATAAATTAGAAAAATTATTTAATAATGAAAATGATACAAAAAAAGAAGTTTAA
- a CDS encoding DMT family transporter, with protein MQSKSFKANVILLITALIWGLAFTAQSVGMKYVGPFTFNGVRFILGAVSVIPIIYFFRNEGIHGNSNNYMKFAVVGGIISGIFNFAGASFQQVGMLYTTVGKAGFITGLYIVIVPILGIFLKQRMGINSWIGILMSLIGLYFLCNTGKLSIGLGEILEIFGAFFFAAQILIIDYFTNKTNSYKLAFFQYITCGSISLVVALFTENIKISALYGATVPILYGGICSVGIAYTLQIVGQKHAKPAHAAIIMSMESVFGALGGAIILHERMGLRNIFGCGLMLAGMLVAQLKISKPLKEEISREKVS; from the coding sequence ATGCAATCGAAAAGTTTTAAAGCAAACGTAATACTTTTAATTACTGCTCTTATATGGGGACTGGCCTTTACAGCTCAAAGTGTTGGGATGAAGTATGTAGGACCGTTCACTTTTAATGGAGTAAGGTTTATTTTAGGGGCAGTCTCTGTAATTCCTATAATATATTTTTTTAGAAATGAAGGAATACATGGGAATAGTAATAATTATATGAAATTTGCTGTAGTAGGCGGAATTATTTCAGGAATATTTAATTTTGCGGGAGCATCTTTTCAACAGGTTGGAATGTTATATACAACAGTTGGAAAAGCAGGATTTATAACAGGATTATACATTGTAATTGTTCCAATACTCGGTATATTTTTAAAGCAGCGTATGGGAATAAATTCTTGGATAGGTATTTTAATGTCATTAATTGGTTTATATTTTTTATGTAATACAGGAAAGCTCTCAATAGGGCTTGGCGAAATACTTGAAATTTTTGGAGCATTTTTCTTTGCAGCTCAAATATTAATAATAGACTATTTCACAAATAAAACCAACTCGTACAAGCTGGCGTTTTTTCAGTATATAACATGTGGCAGTATAAGTTTAGTAGTTGCACTATTTACTGAAAACATAAAAATTTCAGCTTTATATGGGGCAACGGTGCCTATTCTTTATGGAGGAATATGTTCTGTTGGTATTGCATATACACTTCAAATTGTTGGGCAAAAACATGCGAAGCCGGCTCATGCAGCAATTATAATGAGTATGGAATCAGTATTTGGAGCACTTGGTGGAGCTATAATTTTACATGAAAGAATGGGGCTTAGAAATATTTTTGGATGCGGATTAATGCTTGCAGGTATGCTTGTAGCGCAACTTAAAATTTCAAAACCATTAAAAGAGGAGATTAGCAGGGAGAAGGTTAGTTAG
- a CDS encoding Panacea domain-containing protein, translating to MHNALDIAKYIINKCIELRRPVSNLQLQKILYYVQGEFMKNNDGEALFQDDIMAWQYGPVVPDVYYTFNGYSSSDITNYQGNVQIDQSERDVIDPVIISKSNLNAWTLVEQTHSEFPWRDTYNNGEKIITKEKMREFFCN from the coding sequence GTGCATAACGCTTTAGATATTGCAAAGTATATAATAAATAAATGTATTGAACTTAGAAGGCCAGTAAGTAATTTGCAATTGCAAAAAATACTGTATTATGTTCAAGGGGAATTTATGAAAAATAATGATGGTGAAGCCTTATTTCAAGATGATATAATGGCGTGGCAATATGGTCCGGTAGTGCCGGATGTTTATTATACATTTAATGGTTATTCATCAAGTGACATTACAAATTATCAGGGTAATGTTCAAATTGATCAAAGCGAGAGAGACGTTATTGATCCGGTTATAATAAGTAAAAGTAATTTAAATGCTTGGACTTTAGTCGAACAAACGCATTCGGAATTTCCATGGCGTGATACTTATAATAATGGAGAAAAGATAATAACTAAAGAAAAGATGAGAGAATTTTTTTGTAATTAA
- a CDS encoding helix-turn-helix domain-containing protein produces the protein MSIGENIKIYRNKKGLTQPELGKLIHKSESSIRKYESNTVTPSVDILNELANKLDVTINDLLGLNDEYSRASSLSNTYFNAVMKWSEDRSFNSIETICIREHFFELLLKYKNLINSLSNLKCTWSNIEESYSKIYKNRKDPLSNSDIKELFLKQELEKEIDSLVTWIKAFPNSITHREVELSNENKDDNQHI, from the coding sequence TTGTCAATAGGCGAAAATATTAAAATTTATAGAAATAAAAAAGGCTTAACTCAACCCGAACTTGGCAAGCTAATACACAAAAGTGAAAGCTCAATTAGAAAATACGAAAGTAATACAGTAACTCCATCTGTAGATATTTTAAATGAACTAGCAAATAAACTTGATGTTACAATTAATGATTTACTTGGGTTAAATGATGAATATAGCAGAGCATCTTCTCTTTCAAACACATACTTTAATGCCGTAATGAAATGGAGTGAAGATAGATCATTCAATAGTATAGAAACAATTTGTATACGAGAACATTTTTTTGAATTGTTACTTAAATATAAAAATTTGATTAATTCTTTAAGTAATCTAAAATGCACATGGTCAAATATAGAGGAATCTTATTCAAAAATTTATAAAAATAGAAAAGATCCACTTTCTAATAGTGATATCAAAGAATTGTTTTTAAAACAGGAGTTGGAAAAAGAAATTGATAGCCTAGTAACTTGGATAAAAGCATTTCCAAATTCTATAACACATAGAGAAGTTGAATTATCTAACGAAAATAAAGATGATAATCAGCATATTTAA
- a CDS encoding BRO-N domain-containing protein: MENKIKIFKNDLFEIGVKLDNDEWVFDVEKVALSLGITTVAKSGNVCVRWSRVNKYLSSSPQVGTLKKGDFIPEPAVYKLAFKASNELAEQFQDWLAVDVLPKINHTGGYVNNDDLFVETYLPFADENTRLVFKNTLSTVRKQNQIISLQKSTIDSQGKQIEHKDDVIGGLVDKITLAEKRQVLNRVVRYKGADFQKRWRELYRQFEMKYHLNLNNSLEKYNSTHKPKLKNKVDYIDKVMSKIPELYEIACKLYEDDVKELAENLYSLCKEA, translated from the coding sequence ATGGAAAATAAAATAAAAATTTTTAAAAATGATTTGTTTGAAATTGGAGTAAAACTTGATAATGATGAATGGGTATTTGATGTTGAAAAGGTTGCTTTAAGTTTAGGAATAACCACCGTTGCCAAAAGTGGCAACGTATGTGTGAGATGGTCAAGGGTCAATAAATATTTAAGTTCATCCCCACAAGTGGGTACATTAAAAAAAGGTGATTTTATTCCAGAACCAGCAGTATACAAATTGGCATTTAAAGCAAGTAATGAACTTGCAGAACAATTTCAAGATTGGTTGGCAGTTGATGTATTACCTAAAATAAATCATACAGGAGGCTATGTTAACAATGATGATCTATTTGTAGAAACATATTTACCTTTTGCTGATGAAAATACAAGACTTGTTTTTAAAAATACTCTTAGTACGGTGAGAAAACAAAATCAAATTATATCATTACAAAAATCCACTATAGATAGTCAAGGAAAGCAGATAGAGCATAAAGATGATGTAATAGGCGGTTTAGTTGATAAAATAACATTGGCAGAAAAAAGACAAGTATTAAATAGGGTTGTTAGATACAAAGGTGCTGATTTTCAAAAAAGATGGAGAGAATTATACAGGCAGTTTGAAATGAAATATCATTTGAATTTAAATAATAGTTTAGAAAAATACAATTCTACTCACAAACCCAAATTAAAAAATAAAGTGGATTATATTGATAAGGTTATGAGTAAAATACCAGAACTTTACGAAATAGCTTGTAAATTATATGAAGATGATGTTAAAGAATTGGCTGAAAATTTATATTCATTATGTAAAGAAGCTTAA
- a CDS encoding phasin family protein — MVDELKKVLLAGLGSAAYTYEKGSKLIDGMVEKGKITLDEGKELSQELKKNIKEKGEKVSEKVKPVSKQDISDLLEAYTAGLKAEITDLKDRVAKLEDKVQ, encoded by the coding sequence ATGGTAGACGAATTAAAAAAGGTTCTTCTTGCAGGCTTAGGTTCAGCCGCCTATACTTACGAAAAAGGCTCAAAGCTAATTGATGGAATGGTTGAAAAGGGTAAAATAACACTTGATGAAGGAAAAGAACTCTCACAAGAACTTAAAAAGAATATAAAAGAAAAAGGTGAAAAAGTAAGCGAAAAAGTAAAACCTGTTTCTAAGCAAGATATCTCTGACCTTTTAGAAGCTTATACTGCAGGCTTAAAAGCTGAAATAACTGATTTAAAAGACAGGGTTGCTAAACTAGAAGATAAAGTTCAATAA
- a CDS encoding helix-turn-helix domain-containing protein has product MQRQGFTFIYNNLLDNKNLSIQEQSLLIAVLSYYDEDKGYSSPNYRQLIQRSKIRKDNTIIKTIKSLINKGFIRKETVKGKGCKYYISNNIIVTPQKEYHHKRGNTVKGVTPIKVKDKQDIYSEVFNYWNDKGITKASSLNTPIKKGIDKMLKLITLEDIKRAIDTYSVMYEADKYKAQYRLTDFLNRKDRTTKKPLLFKFIKDSVSSTNAKVVEIDGEKDNT; this is encoded by the coding sequence ATGCAGAGACAAGGATTTACATTTATATATAATAACTTGTTGGATAATAAGAATTTAAGTATCCAGGAACAGAGTTTATTAATAGCAGTATTAAGTTACTATGATGAAGATAAAGGCTATTCTAGTCCAAACTATAGGCAGTTAATACAGCGTAGTAAGATACGAAAAGACAATACCATAATAAAGACTATAAAGTCATTGATAAATAAAGGATTTATACGTAAGGAAACCGTAAAAGGGAAAGGCTGCAAGTATTATATTTCAAACAATATTATAGTAACACCACAAAAGGAGTACCACCACAAAAGGGGTAACACCGTTAAAGGGGTAACCCCAATTAAGGTGAAGGATAAACAGGATATATATTCAGAGGTTTTTAATTACTGGAATGATAAAGGAATAACTAAGGCTTCAAGCTTAAATACTCCAATTAAGAAGGGCATTGATAAGATGTTGAAGCTAATAACACTGGAAGATATAAAAAGGGCAATAGACACTTATTCTGTGATGTATGAAGCAGATAAATATAAGGCTCAATATAGACTAACGGACTTTCTAAATAGGAAAGATAGAACTACCAAGAAGCCATTATTATTTAAGTTTATAAAAGATAGCGTAAGTTCCACAAATGCAAAGGTGGTTGAAATAGATGGGGAAAAAGACAACACATGA
- a CDS encoding zinc ribbon domain-containing protein, with protein sequence MRRCPKCKRNISSLSSKCPYCGHKCVNSFDKKMIFVVMCVGLLVVAAITIKY encoded by the coding sequence TTGAGAAGGTGCCCGAAGTGTAAAAGAAATATATCTAGCTTATCAAGTAAGTGTCCATACTGTGGACATAAATGCGTAAATAGTTTTGACAAAAAAATGATTTTTGTAGTCATGTGCGTTGGCTTATTAGTAGTTGCAGCTATTACAATAAAATATTGA
- a CDS encoding helix-turn-helix transcriptional regulator gives MNVKIARIKKGLTQKQLREIVNISPNKLVQIEKGNYSNVTYDQMVKIAKALDSTPQKLFFED, from the coding sequence ATGAATGTAAAAATAGCAAGAATAAAGAAAGGATTAACTCAAAAGCAATTAAGAGAAATTGTAAATATTTCGCCTAATAAATTGGTTCAAATCGAAAAAGGCAACTATTCTAATGTTACTTATGACCAAATGGTAAAGATAGCAAAAGCACTTGATTCAACACCGCAGAAGTTATTTTTCGAGGATTAA